A region from the Brachyspira pilosicoli genome encodes:
- a CDS encoding MATE family efflux transporter — protein sequence MTKDMTVGSPFKTIIYFSIPMLIGGIFQQFYGVADTIIIGKFVGSRALASIGATTSTMFFFLSFAIGFTNAFSIVMGQFFGAKNESMLKTTFLNSIYLTLFSSFILFVLGIFLSRPLMILLKTPTDIIDNSVLYLQICVGLSFGQLIYNGASSILRALGDSKTPLYFLILTTVLNIILDLIFVALLKMNVLGVAIATVISQTISAFLSVLYIVKKFPILKLHKEDIVFNFDNLFMIIKIGVSMSVQAIFLSIGEMIISRVVNTFGTNVVASYTTGNRINQFASMAYFVVSEAFAVYVAQNFGAQKFDRIKEGFRSIIILSLSLSLFATLVIFIFGDNLIRLFISSNDEYIEIIVEICKGYLRISSMFYPFLAIILLYNNSIRAIGKALIPLISGIAELLIKVGGSVFLSIPLGYVGVWFANPVGWALGILPSCIYFHKYAFKK from the coding sequence ATGACAAAAGATATGACTGTAGGAAGTCCGTTTAAGACTATAATATATTTTTCTATACCGATGCTTATAGGAGGAATATTTCAGCAATTCTATGGAGTTGCAGATACCATCATAATAGGTAAGTTTGTAGGTTCAAGGGCATTAGCTTCTATTGGGGCGACAACTTCTACTATGTTTTTCTTTTTATCTTTTGCTATAGGGTTTACTAATGCTTTTTCTATAGTAATGGGGCAGTTCTTTGGGGCAAAAAATGAAAGTATGCTTAAAACCACTTTTCTTAATTCAATATATTTAACATTATTTAGCTCATTTATTCTTTTTGTACTTGGAATATTTTTATCAAGACCTCTTATGATATTATTAAAAACACCAACGGATATAATAGATAATTCTGTATTATACTTACAAATATGTGTGGGTTTATCATTTGGTCAGCTTATATATAATGGAGCTTCTAGTATATTAAGAGCTTTGGGAGACAGCAAAACTCCTTTATATTTTTTGATACTTACAACTGTTTTAAACATCATATTAGATTTAATTTTTGTTGCTTTACTCAAAATGAATGTATTGGGTGTTGCCATTGCTACTGTAATATCGCAAACAATATCTGCTTTTTTAAGTGTATTATATATTGTTAAGAAATTCCCTATATTAAAACTCCATAAAGAGGATATTGTTTTTAATTTTGATAATCTATTTATGATAATAAAAATAGGCGTTTCTATGAGTGTGCAGGCAATATTTTTGTCTATAGGTGAGATGATTATAAGCAGAGTTGTTAATACATTTGGTACTAATGTTGTAGCATCATACACCACAGGAAACAGAATAAATCAATTTGCTTCTATGGCATATTTTGTGGTGTCTGAGGCTTTTGCTGTTTATGTAGCACAAAATTTCGGTGCACAAAAGTTCGACAGAATAAAAGAAGGTTTTAGAAGCATAATAATATTATCATTATCTTTAAGTTTATTTGCAACTTTGGTGATATTTATATTTGGAGATAATTTGATAAGGCTATTTATTTCAAGCAATGATGAATATATAGAAATAATAGTAGAGATATGCAAAGGTTATTTAAGAATATCATCAATGTTTTATCCATTTTTAGCTATAATACTATTATACAACAACTCTATAAGAGCAATAGGAAAAGCACTTATACCTTTAATTTCTGGAATAGCTGAGCTTCTTATAAAGGTTGGAGGTTCAGTATTTTTGTCTATACCATTGGGATATGTTGGCGTATGGTTTGCAAATCCTGTTGGCTGGGCTTTGGGTATACTACCTTCTTGCATTTATTTTCACAAGTATGCTTTTAAAAAGTAA
- a CDS encoding MATE family efflux transporter, producing MKEQTLTQGKILKSLILFAFPVLIALFLQAMYGAADLIIVGKFAGTNEQSGVASGSQLFNMITMIITGLTMGITVFVGDAIGANKKEKAGKGIGSGIIIFAIIAIIITLIIVPFSDLIARYMHAPKEAFNQTSNYIKICAIGTIFIVAYNCIGAIFRGIGDSKTPLITVAIACFINIVGDIILVAIFNMGASGAAIATVSSQAISVIFSLYFISKKKLPFNFSKKYIRLEKECVKKILIIGSPIALQEMLVQFSFLFIQVIVNGMGVMESAAVGVAEKVCVFLMLVASAYMQSISAFVAQNNGAGLYERSQKALVYGIRTALIAGMCTSIITLVFGSLLSNIFSNERLVILASYSYLKAYAIDCLLTAILFCFVGYFNGCGKTLFVMIQGIVGAFFVRIPVVYLMSHIDNASLFYIGLATPISSIVQIILCLIAYNFYKRDLCNSEKLEKSYSVI from the coding sequence ATGAAAGAACAAACTTTAACACAAGGAAAAATATTAAAATCATTAATATTATTTGCTTTTCCTGTACTTATAGCGTTATTTTTGCAAGCTATGTATGGGGCAGCGGACTTAATTATAGTAGGGAAGTTTGCAGGCACTAATGAGCAATCTGGTGTGGCATCTGGAAGTCAGCTGTTTAATATGATAACTATGATAATAACAGGTCTTACTATGGGAATTACAGTATTTGTGGGAGATGCTATAGGTGCTAACAAAAAAGAGAAAGCTGGAAAGGGTATTGGAAGCGGCATTATTATTTTTGCTATTATTGCTATTATTATTACTTTAATTATTGTGCCTTTTAGCGATTTGATTGCAAGATATATGCATGCTCCAAAAGAGGCATTTAATCAAACAAGCAATTATATAAAAATATGCGCAATTGGTACTATATTTATTGTGGCATACAATTGCATAGGGGCTATATTTAGAGGAATTGGAGATTCAAAGACTCCTTTAATTACAGTTGCTATTGCTTGTTTTATTAATATAGTAGGAGATATTATATTGGTTGCTATTTTTAATATGGGTGCTTCTGGTGCTGCTATTGCTACGGTTAGCTCTCAGGCTATTAGTGTTATATTTTCTCTTTATTTTATAAGTAAAAAGAAACTTCCTTTTAATTTTTCTAAGAAATATATTAGATTAGAAAAAGAGTGCGTAAAGAAAATACTTATTATAGGCTCTCCTATAGCTTTGCAGGAGATGCTTGTGCAGTTTTCATTTTTATTTATACAGGTAATAGTTAATGGAATGGGGGTGATGGAATCTGCCGCTGTGGGAGTTGCTGAGAAGGTGTGTGTATTTTTAATGCTTGTTGCTTCTGCCTATATGCAATCAATATCTGCATTTGTTGCTCAAAATAATGGAGCAGGTTTATATGAACGCTCTCAAAAGGCTTTGGTTTATGGTATTAGAACTGCTTTAATTGCTGGAATGTGTACTAGCATAATTACTTTAGTTTTTGGAAGTTTACTTTCTAATATATTTTCTAATGAAAGATTGGTTATATTGGCATCTTATAGTTATTTAAAAGCTTATGCTATAGATTGTTTACTTACTGCTATATTGTTTTGCTTTGTAGGATATTTTAATGGATGTGGAAAGACATTATTTGTGATGATACAGGGAATAGTGGGGGCTTTCTTTGTGAGGATACCTGTTGTATATTTGATGAGCCATATTGATAATGCTTCTCTTTTTTATATAGGGCTTGCTACGCCAATATCATCTATAGTGCAGATAATTTTATGCTTAATAGCTTATAATTTTTATAAGAGGGATTTATGTAATTCAGAGAAATTAGAGAAATCTTATTCTGTTATTTAA